The Salvia splendens isolate huo1 chromosome 21, SspV2, whole genome shotgun sequence genome includes a window with the following:
- the LOC121783504 gene encoding cellulose synthase-like protein D4, translating into MASLTNQPSKKGGKGGSSGVKFARRTSSGKYVSLSKEEIEMEGGDQSNYTVHIPATPDNQPVAAKAEEQYVSNSLFTGGFNSVTRAHLMDKVIDSQVSHPQMAGCKGSSCAMPACDGKVIKDERGEDVIPCECQYKICRDCYMDAQKDSGLCPGCKEPYKTDCDDEIPNYASGALPLPGPEKDPKQMSMMKRNQNGEFDHNKWLFETQGTYGYGNAYWPEDGDEDGGMNQGMLETSDRPWRPLSRVIDVPNSIISPYRLLIVLRFIVMCFFLTWRVRHPNEDAVWLWLMSVVCELWFAFSWILDQVPKIHPISRSTDLPLLRDKFEAPSPANPTGRSDLPGMDMFVSTADPEKEPPLVTANTILSILAVEYPVEKLACYVSDDGGALLNFEAMAEACSFANLWVPFCKKHDIEPRNPETYFSLKGDPTKNKSRVDFVKDRRRVKREYDEFKVRINGLPDSIRRRSEAFNAREEMKMLKHMRESGADTLEPVKVTKATWMADGTHWPGTWAIPSREHAKGDHAGILQVMLKPPSSDPLMGSSEDQILDFSGVDIRLPMFVYMSREKRPGYDHNKKAGAMNALVRASAILSNGPFILNLDCDHYIYNCNAIREGMCFMMDRGGEDICYIQFPQRFEGIDPSDRYANHNTVFFDGNMRALDGLQGPVYVGTGCMFRRFALYGFEPPKLDKLPPNIDKTVELKASDFDPELDVELLPKRFGNSTLLAESIPVAEFQGRPIADHPAVKYGRPPGILRAPRKPLDAITVAEAVSVISCWYEDKTEWGDRVGWIYGSVTEDVVTGYRMHNRGWRSVYCVTKRDAFRGSAPINLTDRLHQVLRWATGSVEIFFSRNNAILASNKLNVLQRLAYINVGIYPFTSMFLIVYCFLPALSLFSGYFIVQNLDITFLLLLLTMSLCLIGLAILEVKWSGVGLEEWWRNEQFWLISGTSAHLAAVVQGLLKVIAGIEISFTLTSKGAGDENEDIYAELYLVKWTSLMIPPIVIGMVNIIAIVVAFSRTIYESVPQWSKFIGGAFFSFWVLAHLYPFAKGLMGRRGKTPTIVFVWSGLIAITLSLLWVAINPSADERPAATTGGGGFSFP; encoded by the exons ATGGCGTCGCTGACGAATCAGCCATCGAAGAAGGGCGGAAAAGGCGGCTCCTCCGGCGTGAAATTCGCGAGGCGAACCTCCAGCGGCAAGTACGTCAGCCTCTCCAAGGAGGAGATCGAGATGGAGGGCGGCGACCAGAGCAACTACACGGTCCACATTCCGGCAACCCCCGACAACCAGCCTGTGGCCGCGAAGGCGGAGGAGCAGTACGTGTCGAACTCCCTCTTCACGGGGGGTTTCAACAGCGTGACGCGGGCCCACCTCATGGACAAGGTGATCGACTCGCAGGTCTCCCATCCCCAGATGGCCGGCTGCAAGGGCTCGTCGTGTGCCATGCCGGCGTGCGACGGCAAGGTGATCAAGGACGAGCGCGGCGAGGACGTCATCCCCTGCGAGTGCCAGTACAAGATCTGCCGCGATTGCTACATGGACGCACAGAAGGACTCCGGCCTCTGCCCCGGGTGCAAGGAGCCGTACAAGACTGATTGTGACGACGAGATACCGAACTATGCTAGTGGGGCCCTTCCGCTCCCCGGCCCCGAAAAGGATCCTAAACAAATGTCGATGATGAAGAGGAACCAGAACGGGGAATTCGATCATAACAAATGGTTGTTCGAGACACAAGGGACTTATGGATATGGCAATGCCTATTGGCCTGAGGACGGGGATGAGGATGGAGGGATGAACCAGGGCATGCTCGAGACGTCGGATAGACCATGGAGGCCTCTCAGCCGAGTCATCGATGTCCCCAATAGTATAATCAGCCCTTACAGGCTTCTTATTGTTCTTCGTTTTATTGTTATGTGCTTCTTCTTAACGTGGAGAGTGCGTCATCCGAACGAGGACGCTGTTTGGCTCTGGTTGATGTCTGTCGTCTGCGAACTATGGTTTGCTTTCTCTTGGATTCTTGATCAGGTTCCCAAGATACACCCGATCAGCCGGAGCACGGATTTGCCTCTCTTGAGAGACAAGTTTGAAGCTCCTTCCCCCGCGAACCCCACGGGAAGATCCGATCTTCCTGGGATGGACATGTTTGTATCAACTGCTGATCCTGAGAAGGAACCCCCTCTTGTTACTGCAAACACCATTCTCTCCATTTTAGCTGTGGAGTACCCTGTGGAGAAACTGGCTTGCTATGTTTCTGATGATGGCGGCGCCTTGCTCAACTTCGAAGCAATGGCTGAGGCCTGCAGTTTTGCTAACCTGTGGGTGCCCTTCTGTAAGAAACATGACATAGAGCCTCGGAACCCAGAGACTTACTTCAGTCTCAAGGGCGATCCGACCAAGAACAAGAGTAGAGTGGACTTTGTTAAGGATAGAAGAAGAGTGAAAAGGGAATATGATGAGTTTAAAGTGAGAATCAACGGCCTCCCAGATTCCATTAGGAGAAGATCAGAGGCTTTCAATGCTAGAGAAGAGATGAAAATGCTCAAGCACATGAGGGAAAGTGGGGCTGACACATTAGAGCCCGTCAAAGTCACTAAAGCTACATGGATGGCCGATGGCACCCACTGGCCGGGGACGTGGGCAATTCCATCCCGCGAGCATGCGAAGGGTGACCATGCAGGGATTTTGCAGGTCATGTTGAAGCCTCCTAGCTCTGATCCACTTATGGGAAGCTCCGAAGACCAGATTCTCGACTTCAGTGGTGTGGACATACGTCTACCTATGTTTGTGTACATGTCGCGTGAGAAACGCCCTGGCTACGACCACAACAAGAAAGCCGGTGCCATGAACGCTCTTGTCCGAGCTTCGGCTATTTTGTCCAATGGGCCCTTTATCCTCAACCTTGATTGCGATCACTATATCTACAACTGCAATGCCATTCGGGAAGGAATGTGCTTCATGATGGACAGGGGTGGCGAGGACATTTGTTACATTCAGTTTCCACAAAGATTTGAAGGCATTGATCCATCAGATCGTTATGCTAACCACAATACTGTCTTCTTTGATGGTAACATGCGAGCTCTTGACGGCTTACAAGGTCCTGTTTATGTCGGGACAGGCTGCATGTTTCGCAGATTTGCTCTCTACGGATTCGAACCCCCTAAACTGGACAAACTTCCTCCCAATATAGACAAAACTGTGGAGCTCAAGGCCAGTGATTTTGACCCCGAACTCGATGTCGAATTGCTACCTAAACGGTTTGGGAATTCCACATTACTAGCGGAGTCCATACCCGTGGCTGAGTTTCAAGGCCGTCCGATTGCTGATCATCCGGCCGTCAAGTACGGACGCCCTCCAGGTATTCTAAGGGCGCCCCGCAAACCTCTTGACGCCATCACTGTTGCTGAAGCTGTCTCTGTCATATCATGTTG GTACGAGGACAAGACTGAATGGGGTGACCGGGTCGGATGGATCTACGGTTCGGTGACAGAAGACGTGGTGACAGGTTACAGAATGCACAACCGCGGGTGGCGCTCCGTCTACTGCGTGACAAAGCGCGACGCCTTCCGCGGCTCCGCGCCCATCAATCTCACCGACCGCCTCCACCAGGTTCTGCGGTGGGCCACCGGCTCCGTTGAGATCTTCTTCTCACGAAACAACGCAATCCTAGCCTCGAACAAGCTCAACGTCCTCCAACGCCTTGCCTACATCAACGTCGGCATCTACCCCTTCACCTCCATGTTCCTCATCGTCTACTGCTTCCTCCCAGCCCTCTCCCTCTTCTCCGGCTACTTCATCGTGCAAAACCTCGACATCAcctttctcctcctcctcctcaccaTGTCCCTCTGCCTCATCGGCCTGGCCATCCTCGAGGTCAAGTGGTCTGGGGTCGGCCTCGAGGAGTGGTGGCGGAACGAGCAGTTCTGGCTCATCTCCGGCACCAGCGCGCACTTGGCCGCGGTGGTGCAGGGGCTGCTGAAGGTGATAGCGGGGATCGAGATCTCGTTCACGCTCACCTCCAAGGGGGCCGGAGATGAGAACGAGGACATATACGCTGAGCTCTACCTGGTGAAGTGGACGTCCCTGATGATCCCGCCGATCGTGATCGGGATGGTAAACATTATCGCGATAGTGGTGGCGTTCTCGAGGACGATATACGAGTCGGTGCCGCAGTGGAGCAAGTTCATCGGCGGCGCATTCTTCAGCTTTTGGGTGCTGGCGCATTTGTATCCCTTTGCGAAGGGATTGATGGGGAGGAGGGGGAAGACGCCCACCATTGTGTTTGTGTGGTCGGGGCTTATTGCGATTACCCTGTCTTTGCTATGGGTTGCTATCAATCCCTCCGCCGACGAGCGCCCGGCAGCCACCACGGGCGGTGGCGGGTTCTCTTTCCCATga
- the LOC121785532 gene encoding U-box domain-containing protein 45-like: MGKCEAGSVSLDRPLKLWSLILDSVRCGGGGFQRKKSGDRKGSEKLSELLKQPEWWEGDEDVRRKEESLQCLKNVARKLQVEETMLEGAVDVRRLTKDDPGARTTLALLGAIPPLVSLLDDGDLCFRSRIAAMYALLNLAIGNDANKAAIVKAGAVDNMVKLSESGESSVVEAAVANFLGLSALDSNKPIIGCSGAIPLLVEALKSNQAQAQQDSLRALYNLSIAPSNIAAMAGTDLIPFLFTKIGEMEMSERILSILGNLASASEGRKRISQVADAFPILMDVFNWIDSPICQEKSSYILMVMAHKSYTDRQTMIEAGIVSALLELTLLGSTLAQKRASRMLESFKGKGSASAPLSAYSAASDAEEGRMAMEMSQERMAVKQLVQQSLHSNMNRMVKRANLPHDFVPSQHLRSLTASSTSKSLPF, encoded by the exons ATGGGCAAATGCGAAGCCGGTTCGGTCTCGCTTGACCGTCCTCTCAAGCTGTGGTCTCTCATCCTCGACAGCGTGCgctgcggcggcggaggctTCCAGCGGAAGAAATCCGGCGATAGGAAGGGATCGGAGAAGCTGTCGGAGCTGCTCAAGCAGCCGGAGTGGTGGGAGGGCGATGAGGATGTGAGGAGGAAGGAGGAGTCGCTGCAGTGCTTGAAAAATGTGGCGAGGAAGCTGCAGGTGGAGGAGACAATGCTGGAGGGGGCGGTGGATGTGAGGAGGCTGACCAAGGACGATCCTGGCGCCCGCACCACGCTCGCGCTGCTCGGAGCGATTCCGCCGCTTGTTTCTCTGTTAGACGACGGAGATCTGTGTTTCCGATCTCGGATCGCGGCGATGTATGCTCTGCTCAACCTCGCCATTGGAAACGACGC GAACAAGGCGGCGATTGTGAAAGCAGGTGCGGTGGATAATATGGTGAAGCTGAGCGAATCCGGCGAATCCTCCGTCGTCGAAGCGGCTGTAGCGAATTTCCTAGGGTTAAGCGCGCTGGACTCGAACAAACCGATCATCGGGTGCTCCGGCGCGATTCCTCTTCTAGTGGAGGCTCTGAAATCGAATCAGGCTCAAGCGCAGCAGGATTCGCTCCGAGCGCTGTACAATCTCTCAATCGCACCTTCAAACATCGCTGCAATGGCGGGAACCGACCTGATTCCGTTCCTCTTCACCAAAATTGGGGAAATGGAAATGAGCGAGCGGATCCTCTCCATCCTCGGCAACCTAGCCTCTGCCTCCGAAGGGAGGAAGCGAATCAGTCAAGTCGCAGACGCATTCCCGATCCTAATGGACGTATTCAACTGGATCGATTCGCCAATCTGCCAAGAGAAATCGAGCTACATTCTGATGGTGATGGCGCACAAGTCATATACCGATCGCCAGACAATGATCGAGGCCGGCATTGTGTCGGCTCTCCTCGAGCTCACGCTGCTCGGGAGCACGCTGGCGCAGAAGAGGGCGTCGCGGATGCTGGAGAGCTTCAAGGGGAAGGGGAGCGCCTCGGCCCCGCTTTCAGCCTACTCGGCCGCCTCTGATGCCGAGGAGGGGAGGATGGCGATGGAGATGAGCCAGGAGAGAATGGCGGTGAAGCAGCTGGTGCAGCAGAGCTTGCACAGCAACATGAATAGGATGGTGAAAAGGGCTAATCTGCCGCATGATTTTGTTCCATCTCAGCATCTGAGGTCGCTCACTGCTAGTTCTACTTCTAAAAGCTTGCCGTTTTGA
- the LOC121784668 gene encoding putative pentatricopeptide repeat-containing protein At3g23330 produces the protein MGNSFRGRSFVVAVFLFISLSVPLISAESGIDESGIGTKDLGRRSKIHWMDKLKAVNNEKNDPDSYGVDVDSGLGVFDAFFASLSMILVSEIGDETFIIAALMAMRHPKAIVLSGALSALFVMTILSTGLGRIVPNLISRKHTNSAATVLYAFFGLRLLYIAWKSDPKASQKKEIEEVEEKLEAGQGKTTWRRFFSRFCTPIYLESFILTFLAEWGDRSQIATIALATHKNAVGVAVGATIGHTICTSVAVIGGSMLASRISQRTVATVGGLLFLGFSVSSYFYPPLYYSSFPSPPSNPRPDHSSLVKNGSIHFPHVANHLLKLYLSHPDFEHARNLFDEIPERDVRTWTLLISALSKSGYHSIALHHFAAMQREGAVAANAFTLSSVLKCCASLLHGLRVGKAVHGWIITNDIEVDVALDNAVLDFYAKFRLFGWMERFFESMDERDSTSWNIVMATKMSEGEAGEALDLFRRLLDKSGASWNTIIDGLLQQGLKEEALELLYQMVELRHPFNGVTFSISLALASSLKNSEMGRQIHGRLVRAGMDQDSFVGISLLDMYCKCREMHKASVVFRQKRGRGDSMVRWSTMIAGCVQNGLTEDAMSYFRSMIVEKLKIDLFTLTTILTASADRALLELGQQIHAHTLKLGHGEDVCLCSSLIDMYAKCGKLGSSWSYFRETKTRNVVLWSAMISSYATHGLGNEAIQLFELMRKEGIKPNEVSFLGVLTACSHAGLVDDGCWYFNMMRDGCGVRPGVEHFACVIDLLGRAGHLKEMKDFIYENKIDHLKEVWKAYLSCCWLHKNVEMANWASKKLLELDPSQPEPYLLSSNTYSANDAWDKAAKVRGLMLEKEVRKLPGQSWI, from the exons ATGGGGAATTCGTTTCGAGGGAGATCGTTCGTTGTCGCAGTTTTCCTATTCATATCCCTCTCTGTTCCTCTAATTTCAGCTGAG AGTGGAATCGACGAGTCGGGTATTGGAACTAAGGATCTGGGCCGGCGTAGTAAA ATTCATTGGATGGACAAACTCAAGGCGGTTAACAACGAAAAAAATGATCCTGATTCTTATGGCGTGGATGTGGACTCTGGTCTTGGAGTCTTTGATGCTTTTTTTGCAAGTTTGTCGATGATACTCGTCAGTGAG ATTGGAGATGAAACGTTCATCATTGCAGCTCTCATGGCTATGCGGCACCCTAAGGCGATTGTTCTATCAGGTGCACTCAGTGCCTTGTTTGTGATGACG ATACTTTCAACCGGCCTTGGTAGGATTGTTCCAAATCTGATATCGAGGAAGCATACCAACAGTGCAGCTACAG TTCTTTATGCCTTTTTTGGTCTCCGACTACTTTACATTGCGTGGAAATCTGACCCAAAAGCTTCTCAGAAGAAAGAAATTGAGGAA GTAGAAGAGAAACTTGAAGCTGGACAAGGGAAGACAACTTGGCGACGTTTCTTTTCTAGATTTTGTACACCAATCTATCTAGAG TCATTTATATTGACGTTTTTGGCAGAGTGGGGTGACCGCAGCCAGATAGCAACAATTGCT CTAGCAACACATAAGAATGCAGTGGGAGTTGCTGTAGGAGCTACCATAGGGCACACCATTTGTACGTCCGTGGCAGTGATCGGTGGAAGTATGCTAGCTTCAAGGATCTCACAGCGCACCGTTGCTACAGTCGGGGGCTTGCTTTTCCTTGGCTTTTCCGTGTCCTCGTACTTCTACCCTCCTCTAT ACTACTCTTCATTCCCTTCTCCTCCCTCCAATCCGCGCCCGGATCACTCCTCCCTAGTAAAAAACGGCTCTATTCATTTCCCCCACGTGGCTAACCATCTCTTAAAACTCTACCTCAGCCACCCCGATTTCGAGCATGCCCGCAACCTGTTCGACGAAATTCCCGAACGAGATGTCAGAACCTGGACCCTTCTCATCTCCGCCTTATCAAAATCTGGATACCACAGCATTGCTTTGCATCACTTCGCCGCCATGCAAAGGGAGGGAGCCGTCGCCGCCAACGCCTTCACCTTGTCGAGCGTGCTCAAGTGCTGCGCCTCCCTTCTCCACGGCCTCCGGGTTGGCAAGGCCGTTCATGGCTGGATAATCACGAATGACATCGAAGTGGACGTCGCGTTGGACAATGCGGTTCTTGATTTTTACGCCAAGTTCCGGCTCTTTGGTTGGATGGAGAGATTCTTTGAATCCATGGATGAAAGAGATTCGACTTCTTGGAATATAGTCATGGCTACGAAGATGAGCGAGGGTGAGGCGGGGGAGGCGCTTGATTTATTTCGGAGGTTACTCGATAAGAGTGGCGCGAGCTGGAATACGATCATTGATGGGCTTCTGCAGCAGGGGTTGAAGGAGGAAGCGCTTGAGCTTTTGTACCAAATGGTTGAACTTAGACATCCTTTTAATGGAGTTACCTTCTCCATATCGTTGGCTCTGGCGTCTTCCTTGAAGAATTCAGAGATGGGGAGGCAGATCCACGGCCGGCTGGTGAGGGCCGGGATGGATCAAGATTCATTTGTGGGTATTTCACTTCTTGACATGTACTGTAAGTGTAGAGAAATGCACAAGGCTTCTGTGGTTTTTCGACAGAAGAGAGGCCGTGGCGATTCAATGGTTCGTTGGAGTACGATGATAGCTGGCTGTGTTCAAAATGGCTTGACAGAAGATGCCATGAGTTATTTCAGGTCCATGATTGTtgagaagctcaagatagatcTGTTTACTCTGACTACTATCCTTACCGCCTCTGCTGACCGCGCTCTTTTGGAGCTCGGCCAGCAAATTCATGCACACACGCTGAAACTAGGGCACGGAGAAGATGTTTGCTTGTGTTCGTCCTTGATTGACATGTACGCCAAATGTGGGAAGCTAGGCAGCTCCTGGTCGTACTTCAGGGAGACGAAGACTAGAAATGTCGTGCTCTGGAGTGCAATGATATCAAGCTACGCAACGCACGGGTTGGGAAATGAGGCGATCCAGCTGTTTGAGTTGATGCGAAAGGAAGGTATCAAACCGAATGAAGTGAGCTTTCTTGGCGTTCTCACTGCCTGCAGCCATGCTGGTTTGGTAGACGACGGCTGCTGGTATTTTAACATGATGAGAGACGGGTGTGGGGTCCGGCCGGGTGTTGAACATTTTGCTTGCGTGATAGATCTGTTAGGCAGAGCAGGACACCTTAAGGAGATGAAGGATTTTATTTATGAGAATAAAATTGATCATTTGAAAGAGGTGTGGAAAGCTTATCTATCTTGTTGCTGGCTTCACAAGAATGTTGAGATGGCGAATTGGGCATCAAAGAAGCTGCTTGAGCTTGATCCGAGCCAACCCGAGCCTTACCTTCTCAGCTCGAATACTTACTCAGCAAACGACGCGTGGGATAAGGCGGCTAAAGTTAGGGGTTTGATGCTGGAAAAGGAAGTGAGGAAACTTCCTGGTCAATCTTGGATCTAG
- the LOC121784667 gene encoding protein METHYLENE BLUE SENSITIVITY 2-like: MTGKAKPKKHTAKELAAKLDAATTNRGGGKAGLADRTGKEKGGHAKLECPLCKVTAPDIKSMQIHHDARHPKIPFDDTKLNNLHSTAPAVAETSKPKPGVRDSLKK, encoded by the coding sequence ATGACCGGAAAAGCCAAGCCGAAGAAGCACACCGCGAAGGAACTCGCCGCCAAACTCGACGCCGCCACCACCAACCGCGGCGGCGGCAAGGCCGGCCTCGCCGATCGCACCGGCAAAGAGAAAGGCGGCCACGCCAAGCTGGAGTGCCCCCTCTGCAAGGTCACCGCCCCCGACATCAAGTCTATGCAGATCCACCACGATGCTCGCCATCCTAAGATCCCCTTCGACGATACCAAGCTCAATAATCTCCATTCCACCGCCCCCGCCGTTGCCGAGACCTCCAAGCCTAAGCCTGGCGTCCGCGACAGCTTGAAGAAGTGA